From a region of the Bradyrhizobium diazoefficiens genome:
- the scpA gene encoding methylmalonyl-CoA mutase, with protein MIFPDEWRKVAEKELKADPDTLVRGTPEDIAIKPIYTASDLNGIAHLDSLPGMWPFVRGPRATMYAGRPWTIRQYAGFSTPEASNAFYRAALASGQKGLSVAFDLATHRGYDSDHPRVVGDVGKAGVAIDSVEDMKILFDGIPLGETSVSMTMNGAVIPILATFIVAGEEQGVARERLSGTIQNDILKEFMVRNTYIYPPQPSMRIVADIIAYAAQHMPRFNSISISGYHMQEAGATLVQELAFTLADGREYVRSAIAKGLNVDEFAGRLSFFFAIGMNFFMEAAKLRAARLIWSRVMTEFQPQKQSSLILRTHCQTSGVSLQEQDPYNNIVRTAYEALAAVLGGTQSLHTNAFDEAIALPTEFSARIARNTQLILQNETGVTDVVDPLAGSYYVERLTDDLAREAWQLMEKIEQMGGMARAIATGWPKRLIEESATQKQAAIDRGDHVIVGVNRYRLEQEDPIDILEIDNSNVRASQIDRLAQIKNKRDTKRVDTALAALTRVARTGEGNLLEAATQAAKLRATVGEMSNAMRLAFGDHVAIPDVVSSVYGRAYGDDPEFSNLVARVGEISQAIGERPKIMIAKLGQDGHDRGAKIIASALKDLGFDVIVGPLFQTPAEAASMAVRASVHVLGISSLAAGHKTLVPEVIQELKPVGDRKIIVICGGVVPRQDYDDLFSKGVAAVFGPGTNVLEAARAILDLIEDRRTNRLN; from the coding sequence ATGATATTTCCGGATGAGTGGAGGAAAGTCGCGGAGAAGGAACTGAAGGCCGATCCCGATACGCTCGTGCGCGGAACGCCAGAAGACATCGCGATCAAACCCATCTACACGGCGTCGGACTTGAACGGTATTGCCCACTTGGACTCGTTGCCTGGTATGTGGCCGTTCGTTCGTGGTCCGCGGGCGACGATGTACGCTGGCCGGCCTTGGACGATTCGGCAGTACGCTGGGTTTTCGACTCCGGAGGCATCCAATGCGTTCTATCGTGCAGCCTTGGCATCCGGACAAAAGGGATTGTCAGTCGCTTTCGACCTGGCGACGCACCGCGGATACGACTCGGACCATCCTCGCGTTGTAGGCGATGTGGGTAAGGCTGGCGTTGCCATCGATTCGGTCGAAGACATGAAAATCCTCTTCGACGGTATTCCCCTCGGCGAAACGTCCGTTTCGATGACCATGAACGGAGCCGTCATTCCAATCTTGGCAACGTTCATCGTGGCCGGTGAGGAGCAAGGTGTCGCTCGGGAAAGATTATCAGGAACGATCCAGAACGACATCCTCAAGGAGTTCATGGTCCGAAATACGTACATCTATCCTCCGCAGCCATCGATGCGCATTGTTGCAGACATCATTGCCTACGCGGCGCAGCACATGCCGCGGTTCAATTCGATCTCGATCTCTGGCTACCACATGCAGGAAGCTGGAGCGACGCTGGTCCAGGAGCTTGCCTTCACCCTTGCCGATGGACGCGAATACGTTCGATCGGCGATTGCCAAGGGGCTTAACGTCGATGAGTTTGCCGGACGGCTTTCTTTCTTTTTCGCGATCGGCATGAATTTCTTCATGGAGGCGGCAAAATTACGTGCTGCCCGACTGATTTGGTCGCGGGTTATGACGGAGTTTCAGCCCCAGAAGCAATCCTCTCTAATACTTCGTACGCACTGCCAGACATCCGGAGTGTCCCTTCAGGAGCAAGATCCATATAACAACATCGTGCGGACTGCCTACGAGGCACTGGCTGCCGTGCTCGGCGGGACACAGTCCTTGCACACAAATGCATTTGACGAAGCAATCGCACTGCCAACCGAATTTTCGGCGCGGATCGCTCGGAATACCCAATTGATACTTCAGAATGAGACAGGCGTCACCGACGTCGTCGATCCTCTTGCAGGATCCTACTATGTTGAGCGCCTGACAGACGATCTGGCCCGTGAGGCTTGGCAACTCATGGAGAAAATCGAACAAATGGGAGGGATGGCGCGCGCGATTGCGACTGGGTGGCCGAAGCGGCTGATCGAGGAATCTGCGACGCAAAAACAGGCCGCAATTGACCGTGGAGATCACGTGATCGTTGGAGTTAACCGCTACCGCCTGGAGCAGGAAGATCCTATCGATATTTTGGAAATTGATAATTCGAATGTGCGGGCATCCCAGATCGATCGTCTCGCGCAGATTAAGAATAAAAGGGATACGAAGAGGGTGGATACAGCGTTGGCCGCATTGACTCGCGTCGCCCGAACTGGAGAGGGAAACTTGCTGGAGGCGGCGACGCAAGCTGCCAAGCTTCGTGCTACAGTAGGTGAGATGTCCAACGCGATGCGACTGGCTTTCGGCGATCACGTTGCGATCCCGGACGTTGTATCCAGCGTTTATGGCCGAGCATACGGAGACGATCCTGAATTCAGTAATCTGGTAGCTCGGGTCGGCGAGATTTCGCAAGCGATCGGCGAGCGACCGAAAATCATGATCGCCAAGCTAGGTCAAGACGGGCATGATCGAGGGGCGAAGATTATTGCATCGGCGTTGAAAGATCTCGGTTTTGACGTGATTGTCGGTCCATTGTTCCAGACACCAGCAGAGGCGGCGTCGATGGCAGTTCGCGCTAGCGTGCATGTGCTGGGCATCTCCTCGCTCGCGGCCGGCCACAAGACCCTCGTTCCGGAAGTTATCCAGGAGCTAAAGCCGGTCGGGGATCGTAAAATCATTGTGATTTGCGGTGGGGTGGTGCCCCGACAGGATTACGATGATTTGTTCAGCAAGGGAGTGGCCGCGGTATTCGGACCGGGTACCAATGTGCTTGAGGCGGCGCGAGCGATTCTCGATCTTATTGAGGATCGCCGAACAAATCGGCTCAATTGA
- a CDS encoding carbon-nitrogen hydrolase family protein has product MPKTVIATCAFPGTYDIDKSLELHLSYIEEAATVGAAIVVFPETSLQGYPPCSNFSSIEGVLNEAQRTAETVPNGPAVGRVIAAATKHKIHVVFGLTEAGMQPGILYNTLVLAGPQGYIGSYRKVHVSMQESLVWRPGDQWPVFDTPLGKIGLLICYDKVWPEACRELTLSGAELLVMGTAWPTMPGHGEGEDNLYVQWYNLYDRVRAAENARWLISSNFVGKFGGEHFIGFSQIVDPLGRVVASSGLDRIGLVTAEIDIRGGLARTTAIRGGPRLIRDRRADTYKVLNGSLPIVVDG; this is encoded by the coding sequence ATGCCAAAAACCGTGATCGCCACCTGCGCGTTTCCAGGGACATACGACATAGATAAGAGCCTCGAGTTGCATCTGTCCTACATCGAGGAGGCTGCTACGGTTGGCGCCGCCATAGTCGTGTTTCCCGAAACCAGCCTGCAGGGCTATCCGCCGTGTTCGAATTTCTCCAGCATCGAGGGAGTACTCAATGAGGCTCAACGCACGGCCGAAACAGTGCCGAATGGGCCGGCTGTCGGGCGGGTAATCGCTGCCGCAACGAAGCATAAAATCCACGTGGTCTTCGGCCTCACTGAGGCCGGCATGCAGCCGGGCATCCTTTACAACACTCTCGTACTCGCGGGGCCGCAAGGATATATCGGATCATATCGGAAGGTGCACGTCAGCATGCAAGAGTCGCTTGTCTGGCGGCCGGGCGACCAGTGGCCCGTATTCGACACGCCTCTCGGTAAAATCGGCTTGCTGATCTGCTATGACAAGGTGTGGCCGGAAGCCTGCCGGGAACTCACGCTTTCCGGGGCCGAACTGCTGGTGATGGGAACGGCGTGGCCCACAATGCCCGGCCATGGCGAAGGAGAAGACAACCTCTATGTGCAATGGTACAATCTATATGACCGGGTGCGCGCTGCAGAGAATGCCCGTTGGCTTATTTCATCGAACTTCGTTGGTAAGTTTGGCGGAGAGCACTTTATTGGCTTCAGCCAGATCGTCGATCCGCTCGGCCGTGTTGTTGCAAGCAGTGGGCTTGACCGCATCGGGTTGGTTACCGCCGAAATCGATATTCGTGGCGGGCTTGCGCGCACGACCGCTATCCGCGGCGGGCCGCGCCTCATAAGAGACCGTCGTGCCGACACCTACAAGGTACTTAATGGCTCCCTCCCAATAGTCGTGGACGGCTAA
- a CDS encoding aminotransferase class III-fold pyridoxal phosphate-dependent enzyme, which yields MKRICEVSDVLFIADEVMTGWGRTGTPFACEQADVTPDRPLGWGASTRGDALPC from the coding sequence ATGAAGCGGATCTGCGAGGTTTCGGACGTCCTGTTCATTGCCGACGAGGTCATGACCGGCTGGGGCCGCACAGGAACACCATTCGCTTGCGAGCAGGCCGATGTGACACCAGACAGACCACTTGGGTGGGGCGCTTCCACTCGCGGTGACGCTCTGCCGTGCTGA
- a CDS encoding LLM class flavin-dependent oxidoreductase has product MQRNDEMKLGVLLRQAGYHEAAWRDPSVPANGGVDIDHYAHLAALAEGAAFHFIFLADTPSVLDQDHATISRLCRNDGFEPITLLSALTSRTQDIGLVATATTTYNQPYHLARMFASLDYLSRGRAAWNIVTSGFKFEAANFGEKELPEHDKRYARAREFVEAVKGLWDTWEDDAFIRDKQSGIYVDTSKLHLLDHRGEYLSVRGPLNIARPPQGYPVLVQAGASDAGIAFAAEFGEVVFTLAPSLEHGKQYYTTLKEKARLLGREDDQVQIMPGIVPIVGRTKEEASDKLQRLQSRMHIDVQIGMADRELGFVTDLRSTNLDSLVPEELPQSNFIQSRQKLLLDLAVRQKFTWKQLIRLISDSNGHLMVVGTPDEIANAMVDAFDQRAADGFNVMPATFPGEFKDFVELVIPELRRRGKFRSRYSGQTLRENLGLKRPLNRFTQAGVSSGL; this is encoded by the coding sequence ATGCAGCGCAACGATGAAATGAAGCTCGGAGTGTTGCTCCGTCAGGCGGGGTATCACGAAGCTGCATGGCGCGATCCGAGCGTGCCGGCGAATGGTGGAGTTGATATCGACCATTATGCTCACTTGGCAGCACTTGCCGAGGGTGCGGCATTTCACTTCATATTTCTAGCAGACACCCCAAGCGTATTAGACCAAGATCATGCAACCATATCTCGTTTATGTCGAAACGATGGGTTCGAGCCAATCACGCTGTTGTCGGCGCTTACGTCGAGAACACAAGACATCGGCCTGGTCGCGACAGCGACGACGACGTATAATCAACCCTATCATCTTGCACGCATGTTCGCCTCACTTGACTACCTATCGCGGGGACGTGCGGCTTGGAACATCGTCACGTCGGGATTTAAGTTCGAAGCCGCAAATTTCGGCGAAAAGGAACTTCCAGAACATGACAAGCGCTATGCTCGAGCGAGAGAGTTCGTAGAAGCTGTCAAGGGTCTCTGGGACACGTGGGAAGACGATGCTTTCATTCGCGACAAGCAAAGTGGCATCTACGTTGATACCTCGAAGCTGCATTTGCTTGACCATCGAGGGGAATACTTATCAGTCAGAGGCCCACTGAACATCGCAAGGCCACCGCAAGGGTATCCCGTGTTGGTTCAAGCCGGCGCATCCGATGCCGGAATAGCGTTCGCTGCAGAATTCGGCGAGGTCGTGTTCACCCTCGCACCTTCTTTAGAGCACGGTAAACAGTACTACACAACTCTCAAAGAGAAAGCGCGTTTACTGGGGCGGGAGGACGATCAGGTGCAAATTATGCCGGGCATTGTCCCGATCGTTGGGAGGACCAAGGAAGAAGCGTCTGACAAGCTTCAAAGACTACAATCGCGTATGCATATCGACGTTCAAATTGGAATGGCCGATCGTGAGCTGGGGTTTGTTACCGATCTACGTTCAACGAATCTCGACTCATTGGTGCCCGAGGAGTTGCCGCAGTCAAACTTCATCCAGAGTCGTCAAAAGCTGCTCCTCGACCTAGCTGTACGCCAGAAATTTACCTGGAAACAGCTGATCCGCCTTATATCGGACAGCAACGGCCATCTCATGGTCGTTGGAACACCGGATGAAATTGCCAATGCCATGGTGGATGCATTTGATCAACGAGCGGCTGACGGATTCAACGTAATGCCGGCGACCTTTCCTGGCGAATTCAAGGATTTTGTCGAGCTCGTCATTCCCGAATTGCGCCGACGAGGGAAATTCAGATCCAGATACTCCGGACAAACACTAAGAGAGAACCTTGGTCTCAAGCGGCCCCTCAATCGGTTCACGCAGGCAGGCGTAAGCAGTGGTCTGTGA
- a CDS encoding acetyl/propionyl/methylcrotonyl-CoA carboxylase subunit alpha yields the protein MFKTILIANRGEIACRVIKTARKMGIQTVAVYSEADRDALHVEMADEAVLIGPPAAAESYLVIEKIVEACRKTGAEAAHPGYGFLSEREAFPRVLEAAGIVFIGPNPDAIAAMGDKIESKKAAAKAKVSTVPGHLGVIEDDKHAVKIADEIGYPVMIKASAGGGGKGMRIAHSKAEVAEGFNLAKAEAKASFGDDRVFVEKFIVDPRHIEIQVLGDKHGNVIYLGERECSIQRRNQKVIEEAPSPLLDEATRRKMGEQAVALAKAVNYDSAGTVEFVAGQDKSFYFLEMNTRLQVEHPVTELVTGVDLVEQMIRVAAGEKLALAQKDVTLTGWAVESRLYAEDPFRNFLPSIGRLVKYRPPAEVSKDGITVRNDTGVQEGGEISIHYDPMIAKLVTHAPSRAAAIEAQATALDSFYVDGIRHNIPFLSALMHHPRWREGNLSTGFIAEEFPKGFAVRVPDGEVARRIAAVGAAIDHVLGERKRQISGQMGGRIVQRERRRAVWLDRQEILLEVAREGEAIAVRFVDAEGKAGNAHLLASPWKPGDPVWQGTIDGHLVAVQARPIANGIRLAHQGVEVPVYVWTEAEAASAKLMPVTTASDTGKKLLCPMPGLIVSIAVTEGQEVKAGETLAVVEAMKMQNVLRAERDGTVKKIHASAGATLAVDALILEFE from the coding sequence GTGTTCAAAACAATTCTGATCGCCAACCGCGGCGAAATCGCCTGCCGGGTCATCAAGACCGCCCGCAAGATGGGAATTCAGACGGTTGCCGTCTATTCCGAGGCCGACCGCGACGCTCTCCATGTCGAGATGGCTGACGAGGCCGTGCTGATCGGACCGCCCGCTGCGGCCGAGAGCTATCTGGTGATCGAGAAGATCGTGGAGGCTTGCCGCAAGACCGGCGCCGAGGCCGCGCACCCCGGCTACGGCTTCCTGTCCGAGCGCGAAGCATTTCCGCGGGTGCTGGAAGCCGCCGGCATCGTCTTCATCGGCCCGAACCCGGACGCGATCGCCGCGATGGGCGACAAGATCGAATCCAAGAAGGCGGCCGCGAAAGCCAAGGTCTCGACCGTGCCGGGCCATCTCGGCGTCATCGAGGACGACAAGCACGCGGTCAAGATCGCCGACGAGATCGGCTATCCTGTCATGATCAAGGCCTCTGCCGGCGGTGGCGGCAAGGGCATGCGCATCGCACATTCGAAGGCCGAGGTCGCGGAAGGTTTCAACCTTGCCAAGGCCGAGGCCAAGGCCTCGTTCGGCGACGACCGCGTCTTCGTCGAAAAGTTCATCGTCGATCCCCGCCACATCGAGATCCAGGTGCTGGGCGACAAGCATGGCAATGTGATCTATCTCGGCGAGCGCGAATGCTCGATCCAGCGCCGCAACCAGAAGGTCATCGAGGAGGCACCGTCGCCGCTGCTCGACGAAGCCACCCGCCGCAAGATGGGCGAGCAGGCGGTCGCGCTGGCCAAGGCAGTGAACTACGATTCCGCCGGCACGGTCGAGTTCGTCGCTGGCCAGGACAAGAGCTTCTACTTCCTCGAGATGAACACGCGCCTCCAGGTCGAGCATCCCGTCACCGAGCTCGTCACCGGCGTCGATCTCGTCGAGCAGATGATCCGCGTTGCCGCGGGCGAGAAGCTCGCGCTCGCGCAGAAGGACGTCACGCTGACCGGCTGGGCGGTGGAATCGCGCCTCTATGCCGAAGACCCGTTCCGCAACTTCCTGCCCTCGATCGGCCGTCTCGTGAAGTATCGCCCGCCGGCGGAGGTGAGCAAGGATGGCATCACCGTGCGCAACGACACCGGCGTGCAGGAGGGCGGCGAGATCTCGATCCATTACGATCCGATGATCGCAAAACTCGTCACGCACGCGCCATCGCGCGCGGCTGCGATCGAGGCGCAGGCAACCGCGCTGGATTCGTTCTATGTCGATGGCATCCGCCACAACATCCCGTTCCTGTCGGCGCTGATGCATCATCCGCGCTGGCGCGAGGGCAATCTGTCGACCGGCTTCATCGCCGAGGAATTCCCCAAGGGCTTTGCAGTGCGCGTGCCCGACGGTGAGGTCGCGCGACGGATCGCCGCGGTCGGCGCCGCCATCGATCACGTGCTCGGCGAGCGCAAGCGGCAGATCTCCGGCCAGATGGGCGGCCGCATCGTGCAGCGCGAGCGCCGCCGTGCGGTCTGGCTCGACCGCCAGGAGATCCTGCTCGAGGTCGCCCGCGAGGGCGAGGCGATCGCGGTACGCTTCGTCGATGCCGAGGGCAAAGCCGGCAATGCGCATCTGCTGGCCTCACCGTGGAAGCCAGGCGATCCGGTCTGGCAGGGCACCATCGATGGCCACTTGGTCGCTGTGCAGGCGCGCCCGATCGCCAACGGCATCCGCCTCGCGCATCAGGGCGTCGAGGTGCCGGTTTATGTCTGGACCGAAGCGGAAGCCGCCTCGGCGAAGCTGATGCCGGTGACGACGGCCTCCGACACCGGCAAGAAGCTGCTGTGTCCGATGCCTGGCCTCATCGTCTCGATCGCGGTGACCGAAGGGCAGGAGGTCAAGGCTGGCGAGACGCTTGCGGTCGTCGAAGCCATGAAGATGCAGAACGTGCTGCGCGCCGAGCGCGACGGCACGGTGAAGAAGATCCACGCCAGCGCCGGCGCCACGCTGGCGGTGGATGCGCTGATCTTGGAATTCGAATGA
- a CDS encoding acyl-CoA carboxylase subunit beta, whose product MNSVLEKLEDRRAGAKLGGGEKRIEAQHARGKLTARERIELLLDKGSFEEFDMFVEHRSTEFGMEKTKVPGDGVVTGWGTVNGRKTFVFAKDFTVFGGSLSETHALKITKLQDMAMKARAPIIGLYDAGGARIQEGVAALAGYSYVFRRNVLASGVIPQISVIMGPCAGGDVYSPAMTDFIFMVKNTSYMFVTGPDVVKTVTNEVVTAEELGGASVHATRSSIADGAFENDVETLLQMRRLIDFLPSNNTDGVPEWPSFDDIGRLDMSLDTLIPDNPNKPYDMKELILKVVDEGDFFEIAESFAKNIVTGFGRIAGRTVGFVANQPMVLAGVLDSDASRKAARFVRFCDAFNIPIVTFVDVPGFLPGTSQEYGGLIKHGAKLLFAYSQCTVPLVTIITRKAYGGAFDVMASKEIGADMNYAWPTAQIAVMGAKGAVEIIFRSDIGDPDKIAARTKEYEDRFLSPFIAAERGYIDDVIMPHSTRKRIARALAMLKDKKVETPAKKHDNLPL is encoded by the coding sequence ATGAATAGTGTCCTCGAAAAGCTTGAAGACCGTCGTGCCGGTGCAAAGCTCGGCGGCGGCGAGAAGCGCATCGAGGCGCAGCACGCCCGCGGCAAGCTGACCGCGCGCGAGCGCATCGAGCTGCTGCTCGACAAGGGATCGTTCGAGGAATTTGACATGTTCGTCGAGCACCGCTCCACCGAGTTCGGCATGGAGAAGACCAAGGTGCCCGGCGACGGCGTCGTCACCGGCTGGGGCACCGTCAACGGCCGCAAGACGTTCGTCTTCGCCAAGGACTTTACGGTGTTCGGCGGGTCGCTGTCCGAGACGCACGCGCTGAAGATCACAAAACTCCAGGACATGGCGATGAAGGCGCGGGCGCCCATCATCGGCCTCTATGACGCGGGCGGCGCCCGCATCCAGGAGGGCGTCGCAGCACTTGCCGGCTATTCCTACGTGTTCCGCCGCAACGTGCTCGCCTCGGGCGTGATCCCGCAGATCTCCGTCATCATGGGCCCCTGCGCCGGCGGTGACGTCTATTCGCCTGCCATGACCGATTTCATCTTCATGGTGAAGAACACCAGCTACATGTTCGTCACCGGTCCCGACGTCGTGAAGACCGTCACCAACGAGGTTGTCACCGCCGAAGAGCTCGGCGGCGCCTCGGTGCACGCCACGCGCTCCTCGATTGCCGACGGCGCCTTCGAGAACGACGTCGAGACGCTGCTGCAGATGCGTCGCCTGATTGATTTCCTGCCGTCCAACAACACCGACGGCGTGCCAGAATGGCCGAGCTTCGACGACATCGGTCGCCTCGACATGTCGCTCGACACGCTGATCCCCGACAATCCAAACAAGCCCTACGACATGAAGGAATTGATCCTGAAGGTCGTGGACGAGGGCGACTTCTTCGAGATCGCGGAAAGCTTCGCCAAGAACATCGTCACCGGCTTTGGCCGCATCGCCGGCCGCACCGTCGGCTTCGTCGCCAACCAGCCGATGGTGCTGGCCGGCGTGCTCGACTCGGACGCCTCGCGCAAGGCTGCGCGCTTCGTCCGCTTTTGTGACGCCTTCAACATCCCGATCGTCACCTTCGTCGACGTGCCGGGCTTCCTGCCGGGCACGAGCCAGGAATATGGCGGCCTGATCAAGCACGGCGCCAAACTGCTGTTCGCCTATTCGCAGTGCACCGTGCCGCTGGTGACGATCATCACCCGCAAGGCCTATGGCGGCGCCTTCGACGTCATGGCGTCCAAGGAAATCGGCGCCGACATGAACTACGCCTGGCCGACGGCCCAGATCGCCGTGATGGGCGCCAAGGGCGCGGTCGAGATCATCTTCCGCTCGGACATCGGCGACCCCGACAAGATCGCCGCGCGCACCAAGGAATACGAAGACCGTTTCCTGTCGCCGTTCATCGCCGCCGAGCGCGGCTACATCGACGACGTCATCATGCCTCACTCGACGCGGAAGCGGATCGCCCGCGCGCTGGCGATGCTGAAGGACAAGAAGGTGGAAACGCCGGCGAAGAAGCACGATAATTTGCCGTTGTGA
- a CDS encoding ABC transporter substrate-binding protein, producing the protein MKKSLITSSRRSFIIGAAGVFASPIVLRSSHARASSNSLTMAMSGGSYQEIFRKTVTDPFTQETGISINFVPVVDLGKVKAMVLTGNAEWDIGLFYGVSASSAAKQGFLEPLDISSMVDLADLSVRPTKYLLTYDSFVGGIGWDPKKYGPGKHPANFAEFFDLKKFPGRRSMNPSPDGSLEIALLADGVAPQDLYPLDVDRAFKSLDRIKSSIATWTAATPQTISLVQTGEIDFSMTWNGRVKATNEAGGGVPLSFSFEQNLIFPDYLGVLKGAPNKENAMKLFAYLVRPEVQLRLENQMSLLPVSKKASTMLSPESRKWLPDLNNPNNLVIDGDYWADNFDTVSRRFKEWILT; encoded by the coding sequence ATGAAAAAATCACTGATAACGTCCTCACGCCGCTCGTTCATTATCGGAGCAGCCGGTGTATTCGCATCGCCAATTGTACTTCGGAGTTCGCATGCCAGAGCATCATCAAACTCCCTCACAATGGCTATGTCTGGTGGGTCTTATCAAGAGATATTTCGAAAGACCGTAACGGACCCCTTCACCCAAGAGACGGGAATCTCGATCAACTTCGTTCCCGTAGTGGATCTCGGTAAAGTTAAAGCCATGGTGCTTACAGGCAACGCGGAATGGGACATTGGTCTGTTCTACGGCGTGTCCGCATCAAGTGCAGCCAAGCAGGGGTTCCTAGAGCCACTCGATATTTCTTCCATGGTTGATCTTGCGGATTTGTCAGTCCGTCCAACAAAATACCTTCTCACATATGATTCCTTTGTTGGTGGCATAGGGTGGGATCCAAAGAAGTACGGTCCAGGAAAGCATCCAGCGAATTTTGCCGAATTCTTTGACTTAAAAAAATTTCCGGGGCGTCGCTCAATGAACCCCTCTCCTGACGGGTCTCTGGAAATAGCGCTTCTCGCTGACGGCGTTGCGCCGCAGGACCTCTATCCTCTTGATGTGGACCGGGCATTCAAGTCGCTCGACCGAATAAAATCGAGCATTGCCACTTGGACGGCCGCGACTCCCCAAACGATCTCTCTTGTGCAGACAGGCGAGATCGATTTCAGCATGACCTGGAACGGCCGCGTGAAAGCGACAAATGAGGCTGGTGGAGGGGTTCCGCTGTCCTTCTCCTTTGAGCAGAACTTGATATTTCCAGACTACTTGGGGGTTCTAAAAGGAGCGCCTAACAAAGAAAACGCGATGAAGCTTTTCGCATACTTGGTGCGTCCAGAAGTACAGCTGCGACTTGAGAACCAAATGAGTCTACTGCCTGTATCGAAGAAGGCTTCGACAATGTTGTCACCCGAAAGCCGCAAATGGCTGCCAGATCTGAACAACCCCAATAATCTCGTAATTGACGGTGACTATTGGGCAGATAACTTCGATACGGTATCGCGGCGCTTCAAGGAATGGATCCTGACGTGA
- a CDS encoding IS66 family transposase, whose amino-acid sequence MAGLTRFIDDGRIEIDNNTVERSIKPIGLGKRNYLFAGRSRRRNLGRSRVAH is encoded by the coding sequence TTGGCCGGCCTGACGCGCTTCATCGATGACGGACGAATTGAAATAGACAACAATACGGTCGAGCGCAGCATCAAGCCGATAGGCCTGGGAAAGAGGAACTACTTGTTCGCCGGCAGAAGTCGGCGCCGAAACTTGGGCCGGTCTCGCGTCGCTCATTAA